The following coding sequences lie in one Pseudorca crassidens isolate mPseCra1 chromosome 2, mPseCra1.hap1, whole genome shotgun sequence genomic window:
- the CYB5R1 gene encoding NADH-cytochrome b5 reductase 1 isoform X1 → MGLQTVRPSLRIPHQGTPPLLVPGTQSPVLLASLGVGLLTLLGLALGSYLVRRSRRPRITLLDPNEKYLLRLLDKTTVNHNTKRFRFALPTAHHVLGLPVGQHVYLSARIDGSLVIRPYTPITSDEDQGYVDLVIKVYLKGVHPKFPEGGKMSQYLDSLKTGDMVEFRGPSGLLTYAGKGMFSIQPNKKSPPEPRVARKLGMIAGGTGITPMLQLIQAILKDPEDPTQCFLLFANQTEKDIILREDLEELQARHPDHFTLWFTLDHPPEDWAYSKGFVSADMIQEHLPAPGEDVLLLLCGPPAMVQLACHPNLDKLGYSQRMRFTY, encoded by the exons ATGGGGTTGCAGACGGTGAGACCCTCGCTCCGTATCCCGCACCAGGGGACTCCGCCCCTTCTGGTTCCCGGCACTCAG AGCCCAGTCCTGCTGGcctccctgggggtggggctgctgACTCTGCTCGGCCTGGCTCTGGGCTCCTACCTGGTGCGGAGGTCCCGCCGGCCGCGGATCACGCTCCTGGACCCCAATGAGAAGTACCTGCTGCGACTGCTAGACAAGACA ACCGTGAACCACAACACCAAGAGGTTCCGCTTTGCCCTGCCCACCGCCCACCACGTTCTGGGGCTGCCTGTGG GCCAACATGTCTACCTCTCTGCCCGGATCGATGGCAGCCTGGTCATCAGGCCGTACACTCCCATCACCAGCGATGAGGACCAAGGCTATGTGGATCTTGTCATCAAG GTCTACCTGAAGGGTGTGCACCCCAAATTTCCTGAGGGGGGAAAGATGTCTCAGTACCTGGATAGCCTGAAGACTGGGGACATGGTGGAGTTTCGGGGGCCAAGTGGGTTGCTCACTTACGCTGGGAAAG GGATGTTTAGCATTCAGCCCAACAAAAAGTCTCCACCAGAACCGCGAGTGGCCAGGAAACTGGGAATGATTGCCGGCGGCACAG GAATCACCCCAATGCTGCAGCTGATCCAGGCCATCCTGAAAGACCCAGAAGATCCAACCCAGTGCTTTCTGCTTTTTGCCAACCAG ACTGAAAAGGACATAATCTTACGGGAGGACTTAGAGGAGCTGCAGGCCCGACACCCCGACCACTTTACGCTCTGGTTCACTCTGGATCACCCCCCAGAAG ATTGGGCCTACAGCAAGGGCTTTGTGTCTGCCGACATGATCCAGGAGCACCTGCCCGCCCCAGGGGAGGATGTGCTGCTGCTGCTCTGTGGGCCACCCGCGATGGTGCAGCTGGCCTGCCACCCCAACTTGGACAAACTGGGCTACTCGCAAAGGATGCGGTTTACCTACTGA
- the CYB5R1 gene encoding NADH-cytochrome b5 reductase 1 isoform X2, which produces MGLQTSPVLLASLGVGLLTLLGLALGSYLVRRSRRPRITLLDPNEKYLLRLLDKTTVNHNTKRFRFALPTAHHVLGLPVGQHVYLSARIDGSLVIRPYTPITSDEDQGYVDLVIKVYLKGVHPKFPEGGKMSQYLDSLKTGDMVEFRGPSGLLTYAGKGMFSIQPNKKSPPEPRVARKLGMIAGGTGITPMLQLIQAILKDPEDPTQCFLLFANQTEKDIILREDLEELQARHPDHFTLWFTLDHPPEDWAYSKGFVSADMIQEHLPAPGEDVLLLLCGPPAMVQLACHPNLDKLGYSQRMRFTY; this is translated from the exons ATGGGGTTGCAGACG AGCCCAGTCCTGCTGGcctccctgggggtggggctgctgACTCTGCTCGGCCTGGCTCTGGGCTCCTACCTGGTGCGGAGGTCCCGCCGGCCGCGGATCACGCTCCTGGACCCCAATGAGAAGTACCTGCTGCGACTGCTAGACAAGACA ACCGTGAACCACAACACCAAGAGGTTCCGCTTTGCCCTGCCCACCGCCCACCACGTTCTGGGGCTGCCTGTGG GCCAACATGTCTACCTCTCTGCCCGGATCGATGGCAGCCTGGTCATCAGGCCGTACACTCCCATCACCAGCGATGAGGACCAAGGCTATGTGGATCTTGTCATCAAG GTCTACCTGAAGGGTGTGCACCCCAAATTTCCTGAGGGGGGAAAGATGTCTCAGTACCTGGATAGCCTGAAGACTGGGGACATGGTGGAGTTTCGGGGGCCAAGTGGGTTGCTCACTTACGCTGGGAAAG GGATGTTTAGCATTCAGCCCAACAAAAAGTCTCCACCAGAACCGCGAGTGGCCAGGAAACTGGGAATGATTGCCGGCGGCACAG GAATCACCCCAATGCTGCAGCTGATCCAGGCCATCCTGAAAGACCCAGAAGATCCAACCCAGTGCTTTCTGCTTTTTGCCAACCAG ACTGAAAAGGACATAATCTTACGGGAGGACTTAGAGGAGCTGCAGGCCCGACACCCCGACCACTTTACGCTCTGGTTCACTCTGGATCACCCCCCAGAAG ATTGGGCCTACAGCAAGGGCTTTGTGTCTGCCGACATGATCCAGGAGCACCTGCCCGCCCCAGGGGAGGATGTGCTGCTGCTGCTCTGTGGGCCACCCGCGATGGTGCAGCTGGCCTGCCACCCCAACTTGGACAAACTGGGCTACTCGCAAAGGATGCGGTTTACCTACTGA
- the CYB5R1 gene encoding NADH-cytochrome b5 reductase 1 isoform X3, producing the protein MGLQTVRPSLRIPHQGTPPLLVPGTQSPVLLASLGVGLLTLLGLALGSYLVRRSRRPRITLLDPNEKYLLRLLDKTTVNHNTKRFRFALPTAHHVLGLPVGQHVYLSARIDGSLVIRPYTPITSDEDQGYVDLVIKVYLKGVHPKFPEGGKMSQYLDSLKTGDMVEFRGPSGLLTYAGKGITPMLQLIQAILKDPEDPTQCFLLFANQTEKDIILREDLEELQARHPDHFTLWFTLDHPPEDWAYSKGFVSADMIQEHLPAPGEDVLLLLCGPPAMVQLACHPNLDKLGYSQRMRFTY; encoded by the exons ATGGGGTTGCAGACGGTGAGACCCTCGCTCCGTATCCCGCACCAGGGGACTCCGCCCCTTCTGGTTCCCGGCACTCAG AGCCCAGTCCTGCTGGcctccctgggggtggggctgctgACTCTGCTCGGCCTGGCTCTGGGCTCCTACCTGGTGCGGAGGTCCCGCCGGCCGCGGATCACGCTCCTGGACCCCAATGAGAAGTACCTGCTGCGACTGCTAGACAAGACA ACCGTGAACCACAACACCAAGAGGTTCCGCTTTGCCCTGCCCACCGCCCACCACGTTCTGGGGCTGCCTGTGG GCCAACATGTCTACCTCTCTGCCCGGATCGATGGCAGCCTGGTCATCAGGCCGTACACTCCCATCACCAGCGATGAGGACCAAGGCTATGTGGATCTTGTCATCAAG GTCTACCTGAAGGGTGTGCACCCCAAATTTCCTGAGGGGGGAAAGATGTCTCAGTACCTGGATAGCCTGAAGACTGGGGACATGGTGGAGTTTCGGGGGCCAAGTGGGTTGCTCACTTACGCTGGGAAAG GAATCACCCCAATGCTGCAGCTGATCCAGGCCATCCTGAAAGACCCAGAAGATCCAACCCAGTGCTTTCTGCTTTTTGCCAACCAG ACTGAAAAGGACATAATCTTACGGGAGGACTTAGAGGAGCTGCAGGCCCGACACCCCGACCACTTTACGCTCTGGTTCACTCTGGATCACCCCCCAGAAG ATTGGGCCTACAGCAAGGGCTTTGTGTCTGCCGACATGATCCAGGAGCACCTGCCCGCCCCAGGGGAGGATGTGCTGCTGCTGCTCTGTGGGCCACCCGCGATGGTGCAGCTGGCCTGCCACCCCAACTTGGACAAACTGGGCTACTCGCAAAGGATGCGGTTTACCTACTGA